The genomic window ACGGGTGCTGGTTCACAAGAGAGTGGAGCGCCGGGAGCGTACGAAAAGCGATGGTCGGCTCATCAATAGCATCGTGACCAAGGGGGGGCTTCAGTCACTTTTTTTCGGATACGGGGGTTTTGCCGGTTGAGATTTTGGAGCCCAGGATGGGAGAACGGAAGGTCGGACGGGTGCGGTACAGCACGTTGAGTCAACCAGAGGGAGACGGTCGTAACGGCCGAGGGACGAAATGCGAACAACCCTGATGATCGTTCCGGGAGTGGTGCTGGGGCTGCTGGTGGGCTGGCAGGGAGAGGCGACCGGGCAAGTGCAACCGACCAAGATCGCGCTGGAGTACGCGCCCGCGGCGGTGGACAACCCGATGAAGGGACTGGTCCCTTACGCGGGGCAGGGAAGGGAGTTCCCGCATTCGCTCGAATTTGATTATGTGTCGCTCAGTGAAGTGATGACGGGGTATGAGTCGTTTGACTGGGAACCGCTGGAACGTCGGCTCGATGCGATCGCGAGCCGAGGGAACCAGGCGGTGTTTCGGGTCTTCCTGGAGTATCCGGGACGGTTGGGGGTGATTCCCGAATTCTTGATCCGGGATGGATTGACGGTCCATCGGTATGTGGTGGCCGACACCGACGGGAAGGAGGTCGAGACGCCGGACTATGAGGACGAACGGTTGCGGCGGGCCTTACGATCGTTCATCTCGGCCCTGGGGGAACGGTACGACGGTGACCCGAGGCTCGGGTTCTTGACGGCGGGGTTGCTCGGGCACTGGGGAGAGTGGCACACGTATCCCCGGAGTGAGCTGTTTGCCTCGAAGGCCGTGCAGGAGGAGGTGCTTGATGCGTTCGAAGGGGCCTTCAGCACAACGCCGGTCCTGTTGCGGTATCCGGCCGGAGACGATCACGACCGAATGGCCTCGAACGCGGCGCGAGGCTTCGGCTATCACGACGACTCGTTCGCCTGGGCGACTCTGGACACGGGGCGTCGGGAGGATTTCTGGTTTTTTGTTCCCTTGCTGAAGGCGGCGGGGCCGAAGGCGCTGGAGAAATGGAAGACGCACCCGATCGGCGGCGAGATCCGGCCGGAAGCGTGGGGAAAGGTCTTCGACGAGGATCC from Tautonia marina includes these protein-coding regions:
- a CDS encoding DUF4832 domain-containing protein, producing the protein MRTTLMIVPGVVLGLLVGWQGEATGQVQPTKIALEYAPAAVDNPMKGLVPYAGQGREFPHSLEFDYVSLSEVMTGYESFDWEPLERRLDAIASRGNQAVFRVFLEYPGRLGVIPEFLIRDGLTVHRYVVADTDGKEVETPDYEDERLRRALRSFISALGERYDGDPRLGFLTAGLLGHWGEWHTYPRSELFASKAVQEEVLDAFEGAFSTTPVLLRYPAGDDHDRMASNAARGFGYHDDSFAWATLDTGRREDFWFFVPLLKAAGPKALEKWKTHPIGGEIRPEAWGKVFDEDPGDDRIQNFRTCVEVTHASWLLDSGMSRRNVPESRRRRADDAVRGMGYEFHVPTVEIGPDREGSRTVTVEIDNRGVAPFYVDWTPEFGLLGEDGAVITFPCDGSLIGLLPGDPPRQWTGTIATGSDEPSQWTLMLRIPNPLPNGNPIRFANATQDADRPGWLTLGTITP